Proteins encoded by one window of Candidatus Odinarchaeum yellowstonii:
- a CDS encoding phosphoglycolate phosphatase — MFKALATDVDGTITDSKLRIDPEAIIRIREFEDRGIPVILISGHGLCSVETLSEYIGTTGALVAENGCLVVRKRWGDPVLVGSREVTELAYKVLKAKLGDKVILKPLNKYRLVDLSLKRTFNAEEANRILLDERIPASVVDSGFALHIIDSKVNKGVGLAKAAELMNIRLSEIIGIGDGGNDYHFIQSVGYGIALGQAPENVKKVAKYVTRETYAKGFIEAVEHARKLFET, encoded by the coding sequence ATGTTTAAAGCTTTAGCCACCGATGTAGACGGGACTATAACGGATTCAAAACTGAGAATAGACCCTGAGGCGATTATTAGAATACGTGAATTCGAAGACAGGGGGATACCTGTAATATTAATTTCAGGTCATGGCTTATGCAGCGTGGAAACTTTAAGCGAGTATATTGGTACAACAGGAGCCCTAGTAGCGGAGAACGGCTGCCTTGTTGTAAGAAAAAGGTGGGGTGATCCTGTTTTAGTTGGTTCAAGGGAGGTGACAGAGTTAGCCTACAAAGTTTTAAAAGCGAAACTCGGCGATAAAGTAATTCTTAAACCGTTGAATAAATACCGCTTAGTAGATTTATCCCTTAAAAGAACCTTCAACGCGGAGGAGGCGAATCGAATACTCTTAGATGAGCGGATACCTGCAAGCGTGGTTGACAGCGGATTCGCGTTACATATAATTGATTCGAAAGTTAATAAAGGAGTGGGTTTAGCTAAAGCGGCTGAGCTGATGAATATAAGATTATCTGAGATAATAGGAATCGGGGATGGGGGAAACGACTATCATTTTATACAGTCGGTGGGCTACGGGATTGCTTTAGGTCAAGCTCCTGAAAATGTTAAAAAAGTAGCTAAATACGTGACTAGAGAAACCTATGCGAAAGGTTTTATCGAAGCCGTGGAACATGCAAGAAAACTATTCGAGACGTAG
- the tpiA gene encoding triose-phosphate isomerase, with translation MVKLKLPIIVVNFKTYLESTGLNALKLAKTCDKISKETGVNIAVAPQIADLYRVSSEVEIPVLAQHVDPIKPGANTGGILMESVKEAGASGFLVNHSEKTLKLSEIDFLINYARNLSMVTLACSNNINVSGAIAALNPDMIAVEPPELIGSGIPVSKAQPEVVTGTVEFIKRINPNVKPLCGAGISSAEDVRAAIKLGTKGVLLASGVVKAKNPEAAVKSLAEALLE, from the coding sequence ATGGTAAAACTAAAGTTGCCTATCATCGTCGTGAATTTTAAAACATATCTTGAGTCAACAGGTTTAAACGCTTTAAAACTAGCTAAAACATGTGATAAAATCAGCAAGGAGACAGGTGTGAACATTGCCGTCGCGCCTCAGATAGCTGACCTCTACCGTGTTTCATCCGAGGTGGAGATCCCTGTTTTAGCTCAACACGTGGATCCTATCAAACCAGGTGCCAACACGGGCGGAATTCTAATGGAGTCTGTTAAAGAAGCCGGCGCTTCAGGTTTCCTAGTCAACCACTCTGAGAAAACGCTTAAACTCTCAGAAATCGATTTTCTAATAAACTATGCTAGAAACCTATCCATGGTTACTTTAGCCTGCTCTAATAACATTAACGTGAGCGGTGCTATAGCGGCGCTTAACCCTGATATGATCGCGGTTGAACCGCCTGAGCTTATAGGCTCAGGGATACCTGTCTCGAAAGCACAGCCAGAAGTGGTCACAGGCACCGTTGAATTCATAAAAAGAATTAATCCGAATGTTAAACCTTTATGCGGCGCTGGGATAAGCTCAGCTGAAGATGTTAGAGCGGCTATTAAATTAGGGACTAAGGGTGTTCTATTAGCCTCAGGTGTTGTTAAAGCTAAAAACCCTGAAGCTGCAGTTAAAAGTCTAGCTGAAGCTCTTTTAGAATAA
- a CDS encoding ARMT1-like domain-containing protein → MKVKPECAVCLIKRAVQEISLATRDESKRIEVVKAIFKMAYEKFNSDSIPAFLGSERYRLIGELTGAGDYYKNLKEQANSRAMKIVGKLRGEINSLHDGYQRFRKAAVAAIAGNAMEFFVLGNDFRIEDIDSILAVAEDELAVDDLPELYQFILDKPKILYLIDNAGEIAFDTLLVEQLNRLGSQVTVAVKNAPIMNDATLEDAAAVNMHLYASQIITTGSSSVGLFIEECSPEFLNYLSKTELIIAKGMGYYETITELKLNKPLAILLRAKCKPIAENLEVGQHKNVAKFFKHGL, encoded by the coding sequence ATGAAAGTTAAACCTGAATGCGCTGTGTGCCTTATTAAAAGAGCTGTTCAAGAAATCAGCTTAGCAACCAGGGATGAGTCTAAACGAATTGAAGTTGTAAAGGCTATTTTCAAAATGGCTTATGAAAAATTTAACTCAGACTCGATCCCCGCTTTTTTAGGCAGTGAACGTTACCGCTTGATAGGGGAGCTAACAGGGGCCGGTGACTACTATAAAAATTTAAAAGAGCAGGCTAACAGTCGCGCTATGAAAATAGTTGGAAAACTGCGCGGCGAAATAAACAGCCTGCATGACGGGTATCAGCGTTTTAGAAAAGCGGCTGTCGCCGCTATAGCAGGTAACGCTATGGAATTCTTCGTTTTAGGTAATGATTTTAGAATAGAGGATATTGATTCTATTTTAGCCGTAGCTGAGGATGAACTTGCAGTGGATGATTTACCTGAGCTATACCAGTTTATTCTAGATAAACCTAAAATCCTGTATTTAATAGATAACGCTGGTGAAATCGCGTTCGACACACTTCTAGTCGAGCAGTTGAATCGGCTGGGCTCTCAGGTAACTGTAGCCGTTAAAAATGCACCTATCATGAACGATGCGACTTTAGAGGACGCTGCTGCTGTTAATATGCATTTATACGCTTCTCAGATAATAACAACCGGTAGCAGCTCAGTGGGGTTATTTATTGAGGAGTGTTCACCTGAATTTTTAAACTATTTATCTAAAACGGAGTTGATTATAGCGAAGGGAATGGGATACTATGAAACGATCACCGAGCTTAAATTAAATAAACCGTTGGCGATACTTCTCAGAGCTAAATGTAAACCGATTGCAGAGAATCTAGAAGTGGGACAGCATAAAAATGTGGCTAAATTTTTCAAGCATGGATTGTAA